Proteins co-encoded in one Chlorogloeopsis sp. ULAP01 genomic window:
- the priA gene encoding primosomal protein N' produces the protein MYINDVSLTPLAVAEPGSSYDSSRNGNRWVEVLVDCPGIGKEAATQLEEGYKEEKLYTYRLPVGLEVKPGDILSVPFKWQQVGGIAVRLLAQPPAHLVAAEIRDVEDVIHPKFFRETYWQLIERVSQYYYTSLIQVIRTALPPGLLGRSQARLRLKPENIPNGANEFVSLAAREILKILQSQVDGDYSFKFLKRQVKGFYQAKKQLLQRGWVETYVQMPRYSRPQTKPVVTLTVSVPPIDLNKRQREILEVLRRHGGELWLSEFLQICNTTTPTLKKLEEKGCVVIAEREILRSERAFTVTADQPKSLNPAQSQALSTIKGVEGYGTVLLHGVTGSGKTEVYLQAIAPLLTQGKSALVLVPEIGLTPQLTDRFRARFGNKISVYHSALSDGERYDTWRQMLTGEPQVVIGTRSAIFAPLPHLGLIILDEEHDSSFKQDSPIPTYNARNVAQWRAQLENCPLVLGSATPSLESWISVRTSEDTKTQRLGDAEKLSETFPVSPSSRLPVSPRPRVPVSSSFSPPPLPHSSYYLSLPERINSRPLPPVEVVDMRQEFHQGNRSIFSKSLQTALQQLKQQNQQGILFIHRRGHSTFVSCRSCGYVLECPHCDVSLSYHHTEEGAPQILRCHYCNYGRSHPRQCPECGSPYLKFFGSGTQRVAQELTKQFPELRLIRFDSDTTRTKGAHRTLLTRFANGEADLLVGTQMLTKGLDLPQVTLVGVVAADGLLHLSDYRASERAFQTLTQVAGRAGRGEDPGKVIVQTYTPEHPVIEAVRNHDYPSFIHAELEQRQALNYPPYGRLILLRLSSNDPTEVQNTAQLIVTALPQQEGLDIMGPAPANILRVANRYRWQILLKFTPDALPQLPDWEEVRQLCPVSVSLTIDVDPLNMM, from the coding sequence ATGTATATTAATGATGTAAGTTTGACTCCTTTAGCTGTTGCTGAACCAGGTAGCTCCTACGACTCAAGCAGAAATGGAAATCGGTGGGTTGAAGTTCTAGTAGACTGTCCGGGAATTGGAAAAGAAGCCGCAACACAACTAGAAGAAGGATATAAAGAAGAAAAACTATATACCTATCGATTACCAGTAGGTTTAGAAGTAAAACCAGGGGATATTTTAAGTGTGCCATTTAAATGGCAACAGGTAGGAGGGATAGCTGTTCGTTTACTGGCTCAACCTCCTGCTCACCTTGTAGCCGCAGAAATTAGAGATGTGGAAGATGTAATCCACCCAAAATTTTTTAGAGAAACGTACTGGCAGTTAATAGAAAGGGTGTCACAGTACTATTACACCTCCCTAATTCAAGTCATACGCACTGCTTTACCACCAGGATTGTTAGGGCGATCGCAGGCTCGTCTTCGCCTCAAACCAGAAAATATTCCCAACGGTGCAAATGAATTTGTCAGTTTGGCAGCCCGTGAAATCCTCAAAATTCTTCAATCCCAAGTCGATGGGGACTATAGCTTCAAATTCCTCAAACGTCAGGTAAAAGGATTTTATCAGGCAAAAAAACAACTACTCCAACGCGGATGGGTAGAAACTTATGTACAAATGCCTAGATACTCTCGACCTCAGACAAAACCAGTAGTCACCTTGACTGTTAGTGTACCGCCTATCGACCTCAACAAGCGTCAAAGAGAAATTTTAGAAGTCTTGAGGCGGCACGGTGGTGAGTTGTGGCTTTCAGAGTTTCTACAAATTTGCAATACAACTACCCCTACTTTGAAGAAGCTAGAGGAGAAGGGCTGTGTTGTGATTGCAGAAAGGGAAATATTACGAAGTGAACGCGCTTTTACAGTCACGGCAGATCAACCCAAATCTTTAAATCCTGCTCAGTCTCAGGCATTATCTACCATCAAAGGAGTGGAAGGCTATGGAACTGTACTGCTGCATGGGGTGACTGGCTCCGGAAAAACAGAAGTTTATTTGCAAGCGATCGCTCCTTTATTAACCCAAGGCAAATCCGCCCTTGTTTTAGTACCAGAAATTGGACTCACACCCCAGCTAACCGATCGTTTCCGAGCCAGATTTGGCAACAAAATTAGCGTTTATCACAGCGCCCTCTCCGACGGAGAACGTTACGACACTTGGCGACAAATGCTGACAGGAGAACCCCAAGTCGTTATCGGTACGCGCAGTGCAATTTTCGCTCCTCTGCCTCATTTGGGTTTAATTATCTTAGACGAAGAACACGACAGCAGCTTTAAACAAGACTCCCCCATCCCCACCTACAACGCTCGTAATGTTGCTCAGTGGCGCGCCCAATTAGAAAATTGTCCCCTAGTTTTGGGTTCAGCAACACCCTCATTGGAGAGTTGGATCAGCGTGAGGACAAGTGAAGACACAAAGACGCAGAGACTGGGAGACGCGGAGAAATTATCAGAAACTTTTCCCGTATCTCCATCTTCTCGCCTCCCCGTGTCCCCGCGTCCCCGTGTCCCCGTGTCCTCTTCTTTCTCCCCTCCCCCCCTCCCCCACTCCTCTTACTACCTCTCCCTCCCCGAACGCATCAACTCTCGCCCTTTGCCGCCTGTAGAAGTAGTAGATATGCGGCAAGAATTCCATCAGGGTAATCGCTCCATATTTAGTAAATCTCTACAAACAGCCTTACAACAACTCAAACAACAGAATCAGCAGGGAATTTTATTTATCCATCGGCGCGGGCATAGTACATTTGTATCTTGCCGTAGCTGTGGATATGTGCTGGAGTGTCCCCACTGTGATGTCTCTTTGTCATATCACCACACCGAGGAGGGAGCGCCACAAATTTTGCGCTGTCATTACTGTAATTATGGGCGATCGCACCCGCGCCAATGTCCTGAATGTGGCTCCCCTTACCTCAAATTCTTTGGTAGCGGTACGCAACGAGTTGCCCAAGAATTAACAAAACAATTTCCCGAACTGCGCTTGATCCGCTTTGATAGCGATACTACACGCACTAAGGGGGCGCATCGAACGTTACTTACCAGATTTGCCAATGGTGAAGCAGATTTATTAGTGGGTACGCAAATGCTCACCAAAGGGTTGGATCTACCACAGGTAACATTGGTAGGAGTTGTGGCTGCTGATGGACTTTTACATTTATCTGATTATCGTGCCAGTGAACGAGCGTTTCAAACTTTAACTCAGGTAGCTGGGCGTGCTGGCAGAGGCGAAGATCCAGGTAAGGTAATCGTGCAAACTTACACCCCAGAGCATCCGGTGATTGAGGCGGTACGAAATCATGATTATCCGTCCTTTATTCATGCTGAATTAGAACAACGCCAGGCACTAAATTATCCTCCCTATGGCAGGTTGATTCTATTGCGCTTAAGTAGCAATGATCCCACAGAAGTGCAGAACACTGCCCAATTGATAGTAACTGCTTTGCCGCAACAAGAAGGTTTAGACATCATGGGGCCAGCACCAGCTAACATATTACGAGTAGCAAATCGTTATCGCTGGCAAATACTGTTGAAGTTTACCCCTGATGCGCTGCCACAGTTACCTGATTGGGAGGAAGTGCGTCAACTTTGTCCGGTATCTGTGAGTTTAACAATAGATGTTGATCCCTTAAATATGATGTGA
- a CDS encoding RpoD/SigA family RNA polymerase sigma factor, translated as MYQTKQQSLKEAMNIAELGTMTMIENAADNEEPTLDNLEAVADEESPIIENLENLEIDDRVGDEMAAARPSGYNKTEYDDAVGAFFKEMARYPLLKPDEEVELARRVRFLEEVNELYTSLEKKLGQQPTKENIATHLEITEKQLEHRLYQGRVAKRKMIRSNLRLVVSIAKRYLNRGVPFLDLIQEGAMGLNRATEKFDPDKGYKFSTYAYWWIRQAITRAIANDARTIRLPIHIVEKLNKLKKAQRELKQRLGRNPSEAEMAEALEIPAQQLRQLQQLRRQALSLNHRVGKEEDTELMDLLEDEDNQSPEAKMNESMMRQEIWEVLGDVLTPREKDVISLRYGLTTSEPCTLEEVGNMFNLSRERVRQIQSKAMRKLRRPHIAKRLKGWLV; from the coding sequence ATGTACCAAACCAAGCAACAATCCCTGAAGGAAGCTATGAATATTGCTGAATTGGGAACAATGACGATGATAGAAAATGCTGCTGATAATGAAGAACCAACTCTTGATAATTTAGAAGCAGTGGCAGATGAAGAATCCCCTATTATCGAAAACTTAGAAAATCTGGAAATAGATGATCGCGTTGGGGATGAGATGGCGGCAGCACGCCCTTCGGGATATAACAAAACCGAATATGATGATGCTGTGGGCGCATTTTTTAAAGAAATGGCGCGTTATCCATTACTCAAACCTGATGAAGAGGTTGAACTAGCGCGGCGAGTGCGATTTCTAGAAGAAGTAAACGAACTATATACTTCCTTAGAAAAAAAACTGGGACAGCAGCCTACCAAGGAAAATATAGCAACACATTTAGAGATAACAGAAAAGCAGTTAGAACATCGTTTGTATCAAGGGCGGGTGGCGAAACGGAAAATGATTCGCTCTAACTTGCGTCTTGTAGTATCAATTGCCAAACGATATTTAAATCGGGGAGTGCCTTTTTTGGATTTAATTCAGGAAGGAGCAATGGGTTTGAATCGTGCTACCGAAAAATTTGATCCAGATAAAGGATATAAGTTTTCTACGTATGCTTATTGGTGGATCAGACAAGCAATCACAAGGGCGATCGCTAACGATGCACGAACAATTCGCTTGCCGATTCACATAGTTGAAAAACTCAATAAATTGAAAAAAGCTCAACGAGAGCTAAAACAAAGATTAGGGCGGAATCCCAGTGAAGCAGAAATGGCTGAAGCATTGGAAATTCCGGCACAACAATTACGCCAGCTCCAGCAACTGCGGCGTCAAGCACTTTCCCTCAACCACCGTGTTGGTAAAGAAGAAGACACGGAATTGATGGATTTGCTAGAAGATGAAGATAACCAATCTCCAGAAGCAAAAATGAACGAAAGCATGATGCGGCAGGAGATTTGGGAAGTATTGGGTGACGTACTAACCCCACGGGAGAAAGATGTGATTTCGCTGCGATATGGCTTGACAACCAGTGAACCCTGCACTTTGGAAGAGGTTGGCAATATGTTCAATCTATCGCGCGAGCGTGTTCGACAAATTCAAAGCAAAGCTATGCGAAAATTGCGCCGTCCCCATATAGCCAAACGCTTGAAGGGTTGGTTAGTGTAA
- a CDS encoding GNAT family N-acetyltransferase, whose translation MTSHSDLTLRFAEPEDCNTLFELIKALAEYEKLSDAVTGSPLALKEHLFGSVKYVEAILAEYTGQAVGFALFFHNYSTFLTKPGIYLEDIFVLPEYRRQGIGKALLTKVAQVTVERNCGRLEWSVLDWNEPAIKFYRRMGAVILEEWRICRVTGETLAELGNG comes from the coding sequence ATGACATCGCATAGCGATTTAACATTGCGTTTTGCTGAACCAGAAGACTGTAACACCTTATTTGAATTAATTAAAGCCCTAGCAGAGTATGAAAAGCTATCTGATGCTGTTACTGGGAGCCCTTTAGCACTTAAGGAGCACTTATTCGGTTCCGTAAAATATGTTGAAGCAATATTAGCAGAATATACAGGGCAAGCGGTTGGATTTGCTCTGTTTTTTCATAATTATTCAACTTTTTTGACCAAGCCAGGAATTTATCTAGAAGATATATTCGTTCTACCAGAGTACCGCCGCCAAGGGATTGGCAAAGCTCTTTTAACTAAAGTTGCTCAAGTTACTGTAGAGAGAAATTGTGGAAGGTTAGAGTGGAGTGTTCTAGATTGGAACGAGCCAGCTATTAAATTTTATCGCCGCATGGGAGCAGTGATTTTAGAAGAGTGGCGGATTTGCCGTGTTACAGGAGAGACGCTTGCTGAGTTAGGGAATGGGTGA
- a CDS encoding tetratricopeptide repeat protein — MNYCYRLIGNLIIALTLTCFFLAPPAHSLATSFTQVAAKDFFQLGVENMLHGNYDEAIQDFQQAIEEKKDFVAAYSNRCLANLKIEAYQNAIADCTQVINLAPNKADAYLNRGLAYYRQGNYQAAIADDEKAIVLKPYDFRAYYNRGVAQASLKNYQQAVADYNLALSQTPQLPNPLVADIYNDRGLARLQLTNLQAAMYDFNMAIRLNAADDRAFFNRGCACAKNEDYASAVRNFTEAIQLNSSDGHAYMNRGIAFHRLGYEQSALADLHKAAKYFGYQGQRLAYEKTLSLIKTVQQQIPSTVEIALVEVKV; from the coding sequence ATGAATTACTGCTATCGATTGATTGGCAATTTAATTATTGCCCTGACACTTACCTGTTTTTTTCTTGCTCCACCTGCCCATTCACTAGCTACATCTTTTACCCAAGTTGCTGCGAAGGACTTCTTTCAATTGGGCGTAGAGAATATGCTGCATGGTAATTATGATGAAGCAATTCAAGATTTCCAACAGGCAATTGAGGAGAAAAAAGATTTTGTCGCGGCTTATAGTAATCGTTGTCTTGCCAATCTCAAAATAGAAGCTTATCAAAATGCGATCGCCGACTGCACGCAAGTAATAAATTTAGCACCCAACAAGGCAGATGCTTACCTCAACCGAGGGCTTGCCTACTACAGACAAGGAAATTATCAAGCAGCGATCGCTGATGATGAGAAGGCGATCGTACTCAAACCTTATGATTTTCGGGCTTATTACAACCGAGGGGTAGCCCAAGCTTCTTTAAAAAATTACCAGCAAGCAGTTGCTGACTATAATCTCGCCTTGAGTCAAACCCCCCAGCTACCTAATCCTTTAGTTGCTGATATCTACAATGATCGAGGATTAGCGCGTTTACAATTAACAAACCTACAAGCGGCTATGTATGACTTTAATATGGCAATTCGTTTGAATGCCGCCGATGATAGAGCTTTTTTCAACCGAGGTTGTGCTTGTGCTAAAAATGAAGATTATGCCAGTGCAGTACGTAATTTTACTGAGGCAATCCAATTAAACTCTAGTGATGGTCATGCTTATATGAACCGAGGAATAGCCTTTCATCGCCTTGGTTATGAACAATCTGCCCTAGCTGACTTACACAAGGCAGCTAAATACTTTGGATACCAGGGACAGAGACTTGCCTATGAAAAAACTTTGTCTCTAATTAAGACTGTGCAACAACAAATTCCATCGACAGTAGAAATTGCTCTTGTGGAAGTAAAAGTATGA
- a CDS encoding TonB-dependent receptor: MKICLFLLSFAVPSLLIAYPTLAVETEKNQQHTHKLPQNLVEIPDLSEIELPATEAQLLTQESETDESATPAETKPSINEDSTNEGDIEIEVTGEKDTLPLSTPTYVIEKEEIEKQGSTSVADILKRMPGFAINDVGPGADIHTGTYYRGASINQSIFLINGRPINTNINTYHGATDLNSIPTEAIERVELYSGAASILYGSSSFGGVVNIITKEGSSIPKLNATAEFGSLSLNNQQASYAGAFGSVRYNFSFERFFTDNRYRVPEGAANRDADGYLFNADTATSTYFGNLVFDLNAKNTLSLDVTKLSSRRGLVYFGFPLQKDRLDHDGLNLGLSWKTLLGNGENSVLTTTLGYNQDYFSTYGPTVFRGVEYYRTGVLDTQQLTARIDHEWQLTPNNKLRWGLDLKNTDLNSETDSTRPDRIALNEIEDRNVFNTGLFAVNTWNITNAFQLDFGLRQSFDSQFGNYLNPSAGLRYAVTPSLAVRGSWTGGQRNPGLDQLYVYDTVHGWLPNPDLEPETGSSWTAGVDVNFSENLIGQFTYFGSSLDNRLGIINGRWENIGLVDTNGFEAALRWKIASRWSTFVNYTYTDAQIKTGIEKGLQLGMIPYSVAQAGISYASGGWQANLYTTYNSGARRAFFTNPGNTTTDFVPSFFNLDFSARVPITQTLGITVYLENLLDEQYERVNRTYSPGFTFRIGLTSNL, encoded by the coding sequence GTGAAAATTTGCCTGTTTCTGCTTTCATTTGCTGTACCTAGTCTGTTAATAGCATATCCTACATTAGCTGTTGAGACTGAAAAAAATCAACAACACACTCACAAATTGCCCCAAAATCTTGTAGAAATTCCTGATTTAAGTGAAATAGAATTACCTGCTACCGAAGCTCAATTATTAACTCAAGAGTCTGAAACGGACGAGTCAGCAACACCAGCAGAAACAAAGCCATCTATCAACGAAGATTCTACTAATGAGGGAGACATAGAAATAGAAGTAACAGGCGAAAAAGACACACTGCCTTTATCTACTCCCACTTACGTGATTGAGAAAGAAGAAATTGAAAAGCAAGGTTCTACAAGTGTTGCTGATATTTTGAAAAGAATGCCAGGATTTGCTATCAATGATGTAGGGCCAGGAGCAGATATTCACACTGGTACATATTACCGGGGAGCTTCAATAAATCAATCGATATTCCTCATTAATGGTAGACCAATTAATACTAATATTAATACCTATCATGGTGCGACTGATTTAAATAGTATTCCCACAGAAGCAATTGAACGAGTGGAACTATACAGTGGTGCAGCTTCTATTTTGTATGGTTCATCAAGTTTTGGTGGAGTTGTTAATATTATCACTAAAGAAGGCAGCAGTATTCCTAAATTGAATGCTACTGCTGAATTTGGCTCCTTAAGTTTAAATAATCAACAAGCTAGTTACGCTGGTGCCTTTGGTTCTGTTAGATATAATTTCAGTTTTGAAAGGTTTTTTACTGATAACCGTTACCGAGTTCCAGAAGGAGCAGCAAATCGTGATGCTGATGGTTATTTATTCAATGCAGATACTGCTACTAGTACTTACTTTGGTAATTTAGTATTTGATTTAAATGCCAAAAATACTCTCAGTTTAGATGTAACTAAACTCAGCAGTCGCCGGGGTTTAGTTTATTTTGGTTTCCCGCTACAAAAAGACAGATTAGATCATGATGGATTAAATCTGGGTTTATCTTGGAAAACTCTGTTAGGTAATGGAGAAAATTCTGTTCTGACAACTACGCTCGGTTACAATCAAGATTACTTTAGTACCTATGGCCCCACAGTTTTTAGAGGTGTAGAGTATTATCGTACAGGTGTTTTAGATACACAACAATTGACAGCAAGAATTGATCATGAGTGGCAACTCACCCCGAATAATAAATTGCGCTGGGGATTAGATTTAAAAAATACTGATTTAAATAGTGAGACTGATAGTACACGTCCCGATCGCATTGCCTTAAATGAAATCGAAGATAGGAACGTATTCAATACAGGATTATTTGCTGTTAATACTTGGAATATTACTAATGCTTTTCAGCTAGATTTTGGCTTGAGGCAAAGCTTCGATAGTCAGTTTGGAAATTATTTGAATCCCAGTGCAGGATTGCGTTATGCTGTGACACCAAGCCTCGCAGTGCGCGGAAGTTGGACAGGGGGACAGCGCAATCCGGGGTTAGATCAATTATACGTTTATGATACAGTACATGGATGGTTGCCTAATCCAGATTTGGAACCAGAAACAGGCTCATCTTGGACTGCGGGAGTTGATGTTAATTTTTCTGAGAATTTAATCGGGCAGTTTACTTACTTTGGTAGTAGCTTAGATAATCGCTTAGGAATAATTAATGGTAGATGGGAAAATATTGGACTTGTAGATACTAATGGATTTGAGGCGGCATTGCGGTGGAAAATCGCTTCTCGTTGGTCTACTTTTGTTAACTATACTTATACAGATGCCCAAATTAAAACAGGAATAGAAAAAGGTTTACAGTTGGGCATGATTCCTTACTCCGTTGCTCAAGCTGGCATTAGTTATGCAAGCGGAGGATGGCAGGCGAATTTATATACTACTTATAATAGTGGCGCTCGCAGAGCCTTCTTTACTAATCCTGGAAATACGACAACTGATTTTGTTCCATCTTTCTTTAATTTAGATTTCAGCGCTCGTGTACCAATCACCCAAACTTTAGGAATTACTGTTTACTTAGAAAATTTATTAGATGAACAATACGAGCGAGTGAATCGTACTTATAGCCCTGGCTTTACTTTTCGGATTGGTTTAACCTCGAATTTGTAA
- a CDS encoding PAS domain S-box protein, producing MTIVTPRVLLVDDCQEDRETYRRYLQRDQQYTYRILEATTGEEALFLCRQQFPDVILLDYLLPDVNGLEFLNELTTQLGQTKLPIIVLTGQGDEQVAVQVMKSGAADYLVKRNTTSESLRLAIQNVLERTRLSGQLEESEARFQATFNQAAVGIAHVGQNGQWLLVNQKFCDIVGYSPEELNRLTLEDITYPDDINADLEYVRQILANEIQTYSVEKRYIRKDKAYIWINLTVSLVRKPSGELKNFIFVIQDISERKQLEEALHHTNEELEQRVAKRTTELVQANSRLQQEIKERKQAEEHLCQSEEQRRLVLDLTNTGFWNWNLTTGEIFWNDNHYHLLGLVPNQVEVNYQMWRDRVHPDDIERVEQAIHYALDTQTEYEAEYRVVHPDGSHHWLMARGRGLYNESNQAVRMIGMLFDISDRKQSEEALKQSEARYRTLAEAIPQMIWVADADGFSYDFNEQFQTYLGMTIEEIRGHGWLSAVHPAHVQSVMTLWQEALQNSTPYNVEYRLRRADGVYRWHLVRALPMRDSENQVVAWIGSCTDVNDLKQAEDELKKMSAALSNAVEGISQLDVQGRYMMVNQAYANAVGYQPEEMIGMAWQQTVHPEDIEMVMSAYQQILSAGKVEVEARGIRKDSSIFYKQLTMIPTLNKHKQFVGHYCFMKDISERQAALRERKQAEQKIREQAALLDITTDAIFVRDLSYRILYWNSGAERLYGWLAAEVIGRNCCEFLYKQISPQTEEAFRTVVEQGEWQGELNQLAKSGQEIIAQTRWTLMRDEAGKPKSILSVDTDITEKKQLQAQFYRAQRLESLGTLASGIAHDLNNILTPIIAVAQLLPLKVPNLDGQNRQLLKILEDNSKRGADLVKQITAFARGAEGRRIPLQPRHLLKEIEQVVKSTFPKSIEICIHIPTSNLWTILADPTQIHQVLMNLCVNARDAMANGGTLSLSAKNFHVDENYARMNLEAKAGNYVLVTVSDTGCGIPPDLLERIFEPFFTTKEPGKGTGLGLSTVIGIIKNHGGFVSVYSEVGKGSQFKLFLSAINTSTTQEANDSQAVRGNGELILVVDDEKFIRDIAKTSLEEFGYRVLIASDGIEAFSLYAQHKDEISLVLMDIQMPSIDGFQAIRILQQINPSVKIIVISGLTSNHKLLEASSIHVQAFLPKPYTIKELLDTINDVLSVP from the coding sequence GTGACTATAGTTACACCGAGAGTTTTGCTTGTCGATGATTGCCAAGAAGATCGAGAAACTTATCGCCGCTACCTACAGCGAGATCAGCAATACACATACAGAATTTTAGAGGCTACGACTGGGGAAGAGGCTCTATTTCTGTGCCGGCAGCAATTTCCGGACGTAATTTTACTTGATTATTTACTGCCGGATGTGAATGGGCTGGAGTTTCTGAACGAGTTGACGACTCAATTAGGTCAAACAAAACTCCCAATTATAGTATTAACAGGTCAGGGGGATGAACAGGTAGCAGTACAGGTGATGAAAAGTGGTGCTGCTGACTACTTAGTTAAAAGAAATACAACCTCAGAGAGCCTCCGTCTTGCGATTCAAAATGTTTTAGAAAGAACTCGCCTGAGTGGGCAATTGGAGGAGAGTGAAGCACGTTTCCAGGCGACTTTTAACCAAGCAGCTGTTGGTATCGCTCACGTAGGACAAAATGGACAATGGTTGCTGGTTAACCAGAAGTTTTGCGATATTGTGGGTTATAGCCCTGAGGAACTGAATCGGCTAACCTTAGAAGACATAACATATCCTGATGATATTAATGCCGATTTGGAATATGTTCGCCAGATATTGGCTAATGAAATTCAAACTTATTCGGTGGAGAAACGCTACATTCGTAAAGACAAAGCCTATATTTGGATTAATTTGACTGTCTCCTTAGTTCGCAAACCCTCTGGGGAGTTAAAGAATTTTATCTTTGTAATTCAAGATATCAGCGAACGCAAACAGTTGGAGGAAGCTCTACACCACACGAATGAAGAATTAGAACAGCGAGTAGCAAAACGTACAACTGAGCTTGTTCAGGCAAATTCGCGATTACAACAGGAAATTAAAGAACGCAAACAAGCAGAAGAACATCTGTGCCAGAGTGAAGAGCAGCGCAGGCTTGTCTTAGACTTGACTAACACGGGTTTTTGGAACTGGAATCTGACTACAGGAGAAATATTCTGGAATGATAACCACTATCATTTACTTGGTTTAGTACCGAATCAGGTTGAGGTTAACTATCAGATGTGGCGCGATCGCGTGCATCCTGATGACATAGAGCGAGTTGAGCAAGCAATTCACTATGCTCTTGATACTCAGACTGAGTACGAAGCCGAATATCGCGTTGTTCATCCTGATGGTAGCCATCACTGGCTAATGGCTAGGGGTAGAGGACTTTACAATGAGTCCAATCAAGCAGTGCGAATGATAGGGATGCTTTTTGATATTAGCGATCGCAAGCAATCAGAAGAGGCACTCAAGCAGAGTGAAGCTAGGTATCGGACACTAGCCGAAGCGATCCCACAAATGATCTGGGTGGCAGATGCCGATGGATTTAGCTACGACTTCAACGAGCAATTCCAGACATATCTAGGAATGACAATCGAGGAAATCCGAGGGCATGGCTGGTTGAGTGCTGTTCATCCCGCTCATGTGCAGTCAGTGATGACATTGTGGCAAGAGGCGCTGCAAAATAGTACACCTTATAATGTAGAGTATCGCTTACGACGGGCAGATGGGGTTTACCGTTGGCATCTGGTGCGGGCATTGCCGATGCGTGATAGTGAAAACCAGGTTGTGGCGTGGATTGGTTCTTGTACAGATGTTAACGACTTAAAACAGGCAGAGGATGAACTCAAAAAAATGAGTGCTGCCTTGAGCAATGCTGTGGAGGGAATTTCGCAGCTAGACGTTCAAGGACGTTATATGATGGTCAATCAGGCTTACGCAAATGCGGTTGGTTATCAGCCTGAAGAAATGATCGGCATGGCATGGCAGCAAACTGTGCATCCCGAAGACATTGAAATGGTAATGAGTGCTTATCAACAAATACTGAGTGCTGGCAAGGTGGAAGTTGAGGCTAGGGGTATTCGCAAAGACAGCTCCATCTTTTACAAGCAACTTACTATGATCCCTACTCTTAACAAGCACAAGCAATTTGTTGGACACTATTGCTTTATGAAAGACATCAGCGAACGGCAAGCCGCGCTTCGTGAACGCAAACAAGCAGAACAGAAAATCCGCGAACAGGCTGCTTTGCTTGATATCACTACTGATGCTATTTTTGTCCGCGATTTAAGTTATCGTATCTTATACTGGAATTCTGGTGCCGAACGCTTGTACGGCTGGCTGGCAGCAGAAGTAATTGGTAGAAACTGTTGTGAGTTTTTATATAAGCAAATATCACCTCAAACGGAAGAGGCTTTCAGAACCGTTGTTGAGCAAGGAGAATGGCAGGGAGAGCTAAATCAGCTCGCCAAATCTGGACAAGAGATTATCGCTCAAACCAGATGGACACTCATGCGCGACGAAGCAGGAAAACCAAAATCCATCCTCAGCGTCGATACTGACATCACCGAGAAAAAACAACTCCAAGCTCAGTTTTATCGAGCACAACGGTTAGAGAGTTTGGGTACCCTAGCAAGTGGTATTGCCCATGATTTAAATAATATACTGACACCAATTATAGCTGTTGCTCAACTGCTACCACTGAAAGTTCCCAATCTGGATGGGCAAAATCGGCAACTGTTGAAAATCCTAGAAGACAATTCTAAACGTGGTGCAGATCTCGTCAAGCAAATTACAGCATTTGCACGCGGAGCCGAAGGAAGGCGCATTCCTCTCCAACCAAGACACTTGCTAAAGGAAATTGAGCAGGTTGTCAAAAGTACATTTCCCAAATCAATTGAAATCTGCATTCATATACCAACGTCAAATCTTTGGACAATCTTGGCAGATCCGACGCAAATACATCAGGTGTTGATGAACCTGTGTGTAAATGCTCGTGATGCTATGGCTAATGGAGGTACCCTCAGTCTTTCTGCTAAAAATTTCCATGTAGATGAAAACTATGCCAGGATGAATTTGGAGGCAAAAGCTGGTAACTACGTGCTTGTAACTGTGTCGGATACAGGATGTGGTATTCCACCAGATTTATTAGAGCGAATTTTTGAACCCTTTTTTACAACTAAAGAACCGGGCAAAGGTACTGGATTGGGGCTTTCCACTGTGATTGGGATTATCAAAAACCACGGTGGTTTTGTCAGCGTGTATAGCGAAGTGGGTAAAGGCAGCCAATTTAAGCTGTTCTTGAGCGCCATTAACACCTCGACAACACAGGAAGCTAATGACTCACAGGCAGTAAGAGGCAACGGCGAATTAATTCTGGTTGTGGATGATGAAAAATTTATTCGAGATATTGCTAAAACCTCACTAGAAGAGTTCGGTTACAGAGTTCTGATTGCCAGTGATGGTATTGAAGCATTCTCACTCTACGCCCAACACAAAGATGAAATCAGTCTAGTATTGATGGATATACAAATGCCGTCGATAGATGGGTTTCAAGCTATTCGCATTCTGCAACAAATCAATCCTTCTGTCAAAATTATTGTCATCAGCGGGCTTACTTCCAATCACAAGCTTTTAGAAGCTAGTAGTATTCATGTGCAAGCATTTTTACCAAAACCTTACACGATTAAGGAATTATTGGACACTATTAATGATGTTTTGAGCGTGCCGTAA